A section of the Salminus brasiliensis chromosome 10, fSalBra1.hap2, whole genome shotgun sequence genome encodes:
- the khk gene encoding ketohexokinase isoform X1: MQQTDRKILCIGLVCLDIINVVDKYPEEDTDSRCLSQRWQRGGNASNSCTILSLLGAPCAFMGSLAPGPVADFVLNDFKLYKIDISLLLEHAHCSFPASVVISNQTTGSRTILHMNSYIMGDFVRRRVDVSGVAWQQWGETPCACCVVCPSAGTRTVVLSDTNLPDVTEKDFSKLDLSQYKWIHWEGRNAEDQVKMIEQVREYNSKQEKHNKITISVEIEKTREPLYQLFPHGDVVFVSKDVAVHFGFQSAPSALKGLYSRVKKGAVLICAWAEKGADALGPDGVLVHSDAFPPEKLVDTLGAGDTFNASVIYTLARGGTLQEALTFGCQIAGKKCGFHGYDGIVP; this comes from the exons ATGCAGCAGACGGACAGAAAGATCCTGTGCATCGGCCTGGTGTGTCTGGACATCATTAACGTGGTGGATAAATACCCGGAAGAAGACACAGACAGCAG GTGTTTATCGCAGCGATGGCAGAGGGGTGGAAATGCATCCAACTCCTGCACCATCCTCTCCCTGCTAGGGGCGCCCTGTGCCTTCATGGGCTCTTTAGCTCCTGGACCTGTAGCTGA CTTCGTCCTGAATGACTTTAAACTGTACAAGATTGACATCTCTCTCCTCCTGGAGCACGCCCACTGCTCCTTTCCAGCATCTGTAGTTATCAGCAATCAAACCACAGGCAGTCGCACCATCCTGCACATGaacag CTACATCATGGGGGACTTTGTCCGGCGTAGGGTGGACGTTTCGGGTGTTGCGTGGCAGCAATGGGGCGAGACGCCGTGTGCTTGCTGTGTGGTGTGTCCCAGTGCCGGGACACGCACTGTCGTTCTCTCAGACAC AAATCTGCCTGATGTGACTGAGAAAGATTTCTCAAAGTTGGACCTGAGCCAGTATAAATGGATTCACTGGGAG GGTCGTAACGCAGAGGATCAGGTGAAGATGATTGAGCAGGTGAGGGAATACAACAGCAAACAGGAGAAACACAACAAGATCACCATCTCCGTGGAGATTGAGAAGACCCGAGAGCCGCTCTATCAGCTGTTCCCTCACGGGGACGTG GTCTTCGTTAGCAAGGACGTGGCTGTACACTTTGGCTTCCAGTCGGCCCCCAGTGCTCTGAAGGGTCTTTACAGCCGGGTGAAGAAGGG GGCTGTGCTGATCTGTGCCTGGGCAGAAAAAGGGGCAGATGCCCTGGGTCCTGATGGAGTTCTGGTCCACTCTGATGCTTTTCCACCGGAGAAACTCGTGGACACACTCGGCGCAGGGGACACTTTCAATGCCTCTGTCATCTACACCTTGGCAAGGG GGGGGACTCTACAGGAAGCGCTCACATTTGGTTGCCAGATTGCCGGCAAAAAGTGTGGCTTCCATGGATATGATGGGATTGTGCCGTGA
- the khk gene encoding ketohexokinase isoform X2 codes for MQQTDRKILCIGLVCLDIINVVDKYPEEDTDSRCLSQRWQRGGNASNSCTILSLLGAPCAFMGSLAPGPVADYIMGDFVRRRVDVSGVAWQQWGETPCACCVVCPSAGTRTVVLSDTNLPDVTEKDFSKLDLSQYKWIHWEGRNAEDQVKMIEQVREYNSKQEKHNKITISVEIEKTREPLYQLFPHGDVVFVSKDVAVHFGFQSAPSALKGLYSRVKKGAVLICAWAEKGADALGPDGVLVHSDAFPPEKLVDTLGAGDTFNASVIYTLARGGTLQEALTFGCQIAGKKCGFHGYDGIVP; via the exons ATGCAGCAGACGGACAGAAAGATCCTGTGCATCGGCCTGGTGTGTCTGGACATCATTAACGTGGTGGATAAATACCCGGAAGAAGACACAGACAGCAG GTGTTTATCGCAGCGATGGCAGAGGGGTGGAAATGCATCCAACTCCTGCACCATCCTCTCCCTGCTAGGGGCGCCCTGTGCCTTCATGGGCTCTTTAGCTCCTGGACCTGTAGCTGA CTACATCATGGGGGACTTTGTCCGGCGTAGGGTGGACGTTTCGGGTGTTGCGTGGCAGCAATGGGGCGAGACGCCGTGTGCTTGCTGTGTGGTGTGTCCCAGTGCCGGGACACGCACTGTCGTTCTCTCAGACAC AAATCTGCCTGATGTGACTGAGAAAGATTTCTCAAAGTTGGACCTGAGCCAGTATAAATGGATTCACTGGGAG GGTCGTAACGCAGAGGATCAGGTGAAGATGATTGAGCAGGTGAGGGAATACAACAGCAAACAGGAGAAACACAACAAGATCACCATCTCCGTGGAGATTGAGAAGACCCGAGAGCCGCTCTATCAGCTGTTCCCTCACGGGGACGTG GTCTTCGTTAGCAAGGACGTGGCTGTACACTTTGGCTTCCAGTCGGCCCCCAGTGCTCTGAAGGGTCTTTACAGCCGGGTGAAGAAGGG GGCTGTGCTGATCTGTGCCTGGGCAGAAAAAGGGGCAGATGCCCTGGGTCCTGATGGAGTTCTGGTCCACTCTGATGCTTTTCCACCGGAGAAACTCGTGGACACACTCGGCGCAGGGGACACTTTCAATGCCTCTGTCATCTACACCTTGGCAAGGG GGGGGACTCTACAGGAAGCGCTCACATTTGGTTGCCAGATTGCCGGCAAAAAGTGTGGCTTCCATGGATATGATGGGATTGTGCCGTGA
- the khk gene encoding ketohexokinase isoform X3, whose product MQQTDRKILCIGLVCLDIINVVDKYPEEDTDSRCLSQRWQRGGNASNSCTILSLLGAPCAFMGSLAPGPVADFVLNDFKLYKIDISLLLEHAHCSFPASVVISNQTTGSRTILHMNRNLPDVTEKDFSKLDLSQYKWIHWEGRNAEDQVKMIEQVREYNSKQEKHNKITISVEIEKTREPLYQLFPHGDVVFVSKDVAVHFGFQSAPSALKGLYSRVKKGAVLICAWAEKGADALGPDGVLVHSDAFPPEKLVDTLGAGDTFNASVIYTLARGGTLQEALTFGCQIAGKKCGFHGYDGIVP is encoded by the exons ATGCAGCAGACGGACAGAAAGATCCTGTGCATCGGCCTGGTGTGTCTGGACATCATTAACGTGGTGGATAAATACCCGGAAGAAGACACAGACAGCAG GTGTTTATCGCAGCGATGGCAGAGGGGTGGAAATGCATCCAACTCCTGCACCATCCTCTCCCTGCTAGGGGCGCCCTGTGCCTTCATGGGCTCTTTAGCTCCTGGACCTGTAGCTGA CTTCGTCCTGAATGACTTTAAACTGTACAAGATTGACATCTCTCTCCTCCTGGAGCACGCCCACTGCTCCTTTCCAGCATCTGTAGTTATCAGCAATCAAACCACAGGCAGTCGCACCATCCTGCACATGaacag AAATCTGCCTGATGTGACTGAGAAAGATTTCTCAAAGTTGGACCTGAGCCAGTATAAATGGATTCACTGGGAG GGTCGTAACGCAGAGGATCAGGTGAAGATGATTGAGCAGGTGAGGGAATACAACAGCAAACAGGAGAAACACAACAAGATCACCATCTCCGTGGAGATTGAGAAGACCCGAGAGCCGCTCTATCAGCTGTTCCCTCACGGGGACGTG GTCTTCGTTAGCAAGGACGTGGCTGTACACTTTGGCTTCCAGTCGGCCCCCAGTGCTCTGAAGGGTCTTTACAGCCGGGTGAAGAAGGG GGCTGTGCTGATCTGTGCCTGGGCAGAAAAAGGGGCAGATGCCCTGGGTCCTGATGGAGTTCTGGTCCACTCTGATGCTTTTCCACCGGAGAAACTCGTGGACACACTCGGCGCAGGGGACACTTTCAATGCCTCTGTCATCTACACCTTGGCAAGGG GGGGGACTCTACAGGAAGCGCTCACATTTGGTTGCCAGATTGCCGGCAAAAAGTGTGGCTTCCATGGATATGATGGGATTGTGCCGTGA